AAGCGGCTCAGGGCGTGCTTCACATGGTCAACGTCGTCCTGTGGAAAGTGCGTCATGATGCCAGCGAGCTCCAACTGCGGATGACTGACGATTCCCACTGCGGAGGCCCGTCCCAATGGTGAGGACACATCGAGGCTGTGACGGCTGATTCCCGAGGAATTGATGTCCAGGTGCACACGCAGCGTCCGCTCCTCCCCTGCGGCGATCCTGCTCATTTCCCACGCTCTCTGTGGATCGGCAACAAGTTCCTCGATCCCGTGGGCCAGGCCGGCCCTGATCTCCTGCGGTGCCGCGGCCCGGACCCGTAACAGCCTCCCGTTGAACCCATGAGCCCGGGCAAGCCCTGCTTCTGCGTTGGTGCCAACCCCTATGTACGGAACTCCGGACGCCACCAGGAACGGCAGCAACAAGTCCGCACCGTGCCCGTAGGCGTCGGATTTGATCACGGCGCACAACAGAGCCTTGCCTTGGAGCATGGCCAGCATGGACCGGACATTTGCGTCGAAGGCGGCGCCGTCAATCTCAAGCCAACTGGATAGACTGTCCGTCGCCGCAGAAAGTTCTTCATTCGCGGTCATTGTGTTTCCCCCGGAAATGGCGACACGGCCGGGCATGAAGCCCGGCCGTGACGCATGGCCAATCTCGAATCAGACCGAACGCTTTGCCTTGGCCTTCGGGCCGTAGCGGAAGTGGAAGAACAGGTAGCAAGCCGCAACGAACGGAACACCAAAGTACAGGGCAGCGATCTGGGTGGGGTCGAAGGCTATTCCTATCAGGGATACCAGGCAGAGGGTAAAAGCCAGGATGGGCAGCACCGGGAAGAAGGGGGCTTTGTAGGCCAGATCGGCCACCTTTCCGCCATTCCGGATGAATGCCCTCCGGTGGAAGAAATGTGAGGCAGTGATGGACATCCAGACTCCCACCACCGCGAATCCGGCAATGGACACCAGGGCCAGGTAGACGGTCTCCGGTGCAGCCACACTGCTGACCAGGGACGCCAGCCCGCCTACCATGCTGACGGAAAGGGCAACCAGGGGTATTCCGCGCCGGGTCAGCTTCTTGAGTGCCCGGGGGCCATGTCCTTCATCGGCCAGTGAATAGAGCATTCGTGCACAGGAGAACAATCCGCTGTTCCCGGCTGACAACAACGCGGTGATGATGACAAAGTTCATGATGTCCGCCGCGAACGGGATGCCCACAGAGGAGAAAACCGTGACGAAGGGACTTTCATCCAATCCCACTTGGTCGTAAGGGACTGTTGCCGCGATGACGGCAATGGCGCCCACAAAGAAGATCAGGAGCCGGATGACGGTGCTGCGCATGGCCTTGGGGATGTTCTTTGCAGGGTCCTTGGTCTCACCAGCCGCAACTCCGATCAGTTCAGAGCCGGAGAAGGCATAGAAGACGGCCAGGGCGGTGACAAGGACACCGGTGAAACCGTTGGGGAAGAGGCCACCTGAGGTATTGAAGTTCTCAAAGAGGAAAGGGTGGTTGCCGGACTCTGCGAGGGGATGGAATCCAAACAGTGCGGCCCCGCCGAAGACGATCAACGCGATGATCGCCCCCACTTTGACGATGGAGAACCAGAACTCGGATTCCCCGAAGAACTTGGAGGAGAAAGCGTTGAAGCCGAAGAGGATGGCAGCGAAGACGAGGCACCACACCCAGACCTCAACATCGGGGAACCAGCGCTGCATGAGCAAGCCTGAGGCTGTGAACTCAGATCCGATGGCCACGGCCCAGCAGAGCCAGTAGAGCCAGGCCGTAGCGAAGCCGGTTGCCGGGCCGATCGAGCGGGACGCGTAGATGTGGAAGGCGCCGGAGACGGGGTAGGCAATGGCGAGTTCGCCAAGGCATGCCATCACCAGATAGACCACGAAGGCGCCAACCAAGTAGGCGATCACTGCCCCCAGCGGGCCCGCTTGCGAAATGGTGTAGCCCGAACTCAGGAAGAGACCTGAACCGATCACACCTCCCATCGCGATCATGATCAGGTGCCGTGGTCCCATGGAGCGGCGCAAACCGGGTTCCGGCGGCGCCAAGGGGGTATCGGCTGGATGATCCAGTTTCAGGGGTGTAGAAGATTCCATGTCTTGTCTCCGTTAAGTGACAGGTGCGAACGGTACGCCGAGGACTTCCGGGGCGGGGAGCCATGGGGGCGCTTGTAGTGACGAAGGTAACACAGATCATGTGACTTTAGTCATTAAAAACATTTGTGAATGCGAATAACGCACACTTTGCATCGCAGGCATGACGATGTGACCGTTCACTGGTCAGAATGCCCCAGCAATGAGGCAGCGCCGGAAGCCCGCCGGGGCCGGGTGATCCTAGATCGACGCCCGTCGGATGACGTTGGACAAGGTCATTGCCGTCACGGTGTCGCTTACTCCCGGGAGGGCAGCGATCTGCTCCCAGATCTCCTGGACGCGGCCAAGGGATCGCGCTTCGACGCGGACAATGAGGTCAAAGTCGCCACTGAGGACATCGCACAGGACCACTTCCGGAATGGATCGGAGTTCGTTCAGGACGTCAGCCCCCCGCATCCTGTCCTTGCGGTAAACCATCAGGAAGGCCGAAACCAGGGATTCGGCATCTACTCCAGCCACCACTGTGTAGCCCTGGATATAGCCCTGCCGTTCCATCCGGTCGATCCGCTGCCGCACCGCATTTCTGGACAGAAGAACCTTGCCGGCAAGTTCGGCGTGAGGGACGCGGGCATTCTTGGTCAGTTCCGCGAGGATCCTTTGATCGATGCCGTCCAGACCAGCCCGCTCCATGCGTCCCTTTCCACCTACCCCTGCAGGGACACCAGCCCCTGCCTCGGCCGAAAGGCCACGAAGGAAATGATACTTCCACAAGTCCCCGAGGCGTTTCCCCGTGTTCAGTAATCAGGGTTGCTCGGCACCACAAGCCCGGTCTCGTAGGCGTAAACCACCACCTGCACCCGGTCCCGCAACTGGAGTTTGCTCAGGATCCGGCGGACGTGGGTCTTGACGGTCGCCTCGGAGAGGAAGAACTTATGGGCGATCTCCGCGTTGGACAGGCCCTCGGCGATGGTGGTGAGGATCTCGGTTTCGCGTGGCGTGAGATCGTCCAGCAACGGGTCCCGGTGGGGAGTTGGTGGCTGCCCGGGCAGGGCGCCTCCACGAACATACGTTTCCAGGAGCCGCTGCGTCACACGGGGAGCCACCACGGCATCGCCGCTGGCCACGAGGCGCACAGCGTGGACCAGTTCCGAGGGTGCAACGTCCTTGAGCAGGAAGGCGGAGGCACCGGCCTGCAAACCGGTGAAGGCATACTCATCGAGGTCGAAGGTAGTAAGGATGATGACCCGTGCCTCGGACCCGGAATCCGAGATCCGTCGCGTTGCCTCAATCCCGTCCATGGTGGGCATCCGCACGTCCATCAGGATCACATCCGGCGCGAGTGCTTCTACTTGGCGTACGGCTTCGACGCCATCGGACGCCTCGCCGACTACATGGAAGTCGTCCTCGCCTTCCAGAATGAGCCGGAAGCCCATCCGAAGCAGTGGCTGATCATCCACGAGCAGCACTTTGATGATGTCTTCTGTCATGATTCCCCCTTGTCGCCGGCCCAGCGGAGCTCGGCGTGAACTGCCCAGCCTCCCCTTTTGCTGGGGCCGGCAGTAACGATTCCAGCATAAATTCCGGCGCGTTCATTCATTCCTGCGATGCCCTGCCCGGTGCCCAGGCTGCCCACGGGTTCGCTGCCGCCCTCCACGGTTCCACGACCGTCGTCGTGTACGTCAATGGTGACCAGATCGGCGTCCCGCGCCACCTGGACGTCAACGCGGCTCAGTGAGCGGCCGTACCGCAGGACGTTGGTCAGCGACTCTTGCACAATCCGGTAGACGGTGAGTTCAAAGGCGGGATCGGCCGGTAATCCAGGGCCTGTGTGCGCATAATGCAGCGGCAGACCCGCGGTCCGGAAGCCATCCAGGAGCTTCGAGAGGTTGTGCCCGGATTCCAGGGGCGTGAGCGGTGCCGGCCGCCCCGAGTCGTCGCGAAGGACGCCCAGCACGCGGCGCATATCGGCCAAGGCGGTCCTGCCGGTCCGGGACAATTCGCCCAGGACCTCGGCGGCGCGCTCCGGATTCTTCCTGACCACCACGGCAGCACCGTCCGACAGGCTGACCATCACCGTCAGGGAGTGTGCCACGACGTCGTGCATCTCGCGGGCGATCCTGTTCCGCTCGGTCACCTTGCCCAGATGGGTGGTGCGGGCTGCCCAGGCAGCGATCTCGGCCTCATGCTCCCGCCGCTGGCGCACGGAAATACCAATGCCGGTGGCCAGGAGGTTGGACAACATGATGGTCACCGCGGTGGCGATGTTGTTGATCAGGTGGAAGTTCTCCGGGACCTCCTGCAGGGTGTCCATGCCGCTGGGAATCGTCCACATGAACAGATAAAGCAAGCTCAGGGGCAGGCTGGCGGCAACAAACACCACCAAAGCGAGGCTGCGCTTCCTGATGGATGCCACGGCGTACAGCGCAAACCACAGGCCCGCTGAGACGTTGGAACCCCACGGGTTCAGGATGGCGGCCGCAACCTCCAGAAGGACGACGGCGGCCACCACTTGAAGCGGGTACCGGCGCCTGAACATCAGCACAGCCGCGATCATCAGCAGCAGGGCCACCACCAGCCACTTGCCCTCGGCGATGGAAGTGATGATGGTGGGCAGGGCCAGGAGTACGTAGCAGAGGATCACCACGGCATCCATGGCGCGGGGGCGCTCATAGAAGTAGCGCCGGATGCGGCCCCTGCGGCGCTGGGTGATTTCAGCGAAGGACGCGTCCACCGTAGCGGTGGACGCGTCCTTCACCTGTGGAGCTTCAGTCATGGATTGAGCCTAGACGGCAACCGTCCTAGACGTCCCGCTTCTTCAGCAGGAGCATGGCCAGCGCAACCGGTACAACAACCCAGGCACCCAGGACCAGCGCGGCCTGCCACGCTTCCAGCGTTTCAGGAACATGCTCGACGGCGGTCATCGGGGTGATGGTGCTGGTGGGGAGGTACTTGTTGGCTTCCTTGAAGAAATCGCCGGGAATGAGCTGGAAGGCGATCGGCGCAACGAACAGCAGTCCCACCAGGCTCATGATGCCGCCGGCCGAGTTCCGGACGATGGTTCCAAGGGCCATGCCGATGGCTGCTACTGCTGCCACGTAGAGGCTGTTGACCAGGAGGAGCTTGACGGACTGCGAGCTGCCAAGGTCCAGCTTGAGGTCGTAGTTATCCACGATCGGGAGGGACACCAGGCCGGCAATGTAGATGGACACGGCCGTCAGCAGGAAGGCGCTGACCATGACCACAATGAGCTTGGCCAGGAACGGTGAGAGCCGCTTGGGGACGGCGGCAAACGTGGAGCGTGCCATGCCGGTGGTGAATTCGGAGCTCATCAGCAGGACACCCAAGGAGCCGAGGATGAGCTGGGCGAACGAGATGCCCGAGGTGGGAATGCTGACGGCCAGGTCCCCGCCCTGGGCGGCCATGGCAGCCGCGGCTTCGGGATCGTTGGCAACCTGCTCAGCAAACTGCCCGGTTCCCCAGGCCGAGAGGGCGGCGAAACCCACCATCACCAAGGCTGTGGAGGCCAAAAGGATCAAAGTGGACATCAGCGTGCGGAACTTGATGAATTCCGAGTTCAGCACGCGGTGGAATGCCGGTCCAGGACCGACGGAGTTACGGATGGACTTACGGTCCATAGTGGTGGTGCTCATGTCTATTTCCCTCCGGCCTGGGCGGGAACCGAGGCCCCGGTGGTGATGTGCGAGTGGTATTCCACCTCGTCCTTGGTCAGTTCCATGTACGCCTCTTCCAGGCTTGCCTGGAGCGGAGTGAGCTCGTACACCATGACCTGGTTTTCCAGGGCGGTCCTGGCGATGCCCCGGGGGTCCAGTCCGGACACCTCGAGGAGTTCGCGCTCGTGGACCTCCACGGAAACGCCGGTTCCGGCCAGGAGCTGCATGAGGCGTTCCGGCTGGTCGGTGCGGACACGGGTCCGTGCGTGGCCTTTGCCGGTAATGATTTCGGCGATGGGCGCATCGGCAATGATCTTGCCGCGGCCGATCACGATCAGGTGGTCTGCTGTCAGTGCCATCTCGCTCATGAGGTGGCTGGAAAGGAAGACCGTGCGGCCCTCGGAGGCCAGGTACTTCACGAGGTTGCGGACCCACACCACACCTTCAGGGTCCAGGCCGTTGACGGGCTCATCCAGAATGATGGTCTGCGGATCGCCCAGCAGCGCAGCGGCAATGCCGAGGCGCTGACCCATTCCGAGCGAGAATCCCTTGACCTTCTTCTTTGCTACATCGCCCAGGCCGGTCATTTCAATGACTTCGCGGACCCTGCTCTTGGGGATGCTGTGCGTCGCTGCCATGGCGAGCAGGTGGTTGTACGCGGTGCGGCTCGTGTGAACTGCCTTGGCGTCCAGGAGGGCGCCGATCTCGCGGAGCGGTGCTTTGTGCTGGGCGAATGGTTCACCATTCACCGTCACAGAGCCCGACGACGGAGCGTCCAGCCCCATGATCATGCGCATGGTGGTGGACTTGCCGGCACCGTTCGGACCCAGGAAGCCGGTCACCCGTCCAGCCTGGACAGTGAAACTGACACCGCCGACGGCGGTCTTCTCGCCGTAGACCTTGGTCAGGCCTTTTGCTTCGATCATGGAAGCGTTCCCTCCTCGGAGCACATGAGTGTGCGGATGAGTTTTGAATGTACTCACCACGCTACTCATGGAGGGAACGTAAATCGCCGGTCTCAGGGATGATTCAGGGTTCAGTCAGGGTAGTCCTCGCGGATGACCCGCTCCGCTTCAGCCGGCCGGGAGCGGCGAGTACACGCGCAGCTCGCGCGGTTTCACGGTGAAGGTGGCACTGCGCACCCCGGGCTTCGGTTCGCCGTCCACCGCCAGGACCAGGGGCTGCCCGATCGCCTCCACGGTGATGGTGGTGGCCTCGGTCAGGTGGGTGACTTTGGAGGCAGCAACCGTGCCGGTCACTACCGCCCACAGCAGCCGCGCACGGGCGAACGGCTCGTCCGCTGTGATCATCCGCAGATCGAAAACCCCGTCGTCAAGCACGGGCCGGCGAAGCGGTGCGTGGTCGCTGGGATAGAACCTTCCCCGTCCCATGTAGAGGATCCAGAGCTTGTGCTTAACCCCGCCCACGGTGAGCGTGGTGGGGGAGTTCACTCCGAAGGTGCGCAGCGATGCCACCACGCTGGCCAGCGGCTTACCCATAGCCGGCTGCAGTCGTTCCCGGCGACGAACCAGGTTCGGATACACGCCTACGCTGGCGGTGTTCAACATGGCCAGCTCCGTAGTTTCGGGCGTCTCAGGCAGGCCACGCTGCACCACTACATGCCCCAGGTCAACCGCGGCTGCCTGCCCCTTGGTTACCGCCTCAATGGCGTCGTCGATAGAGCTGGTGCCGAGGTCGCGGGCAAAATGGTTGAGGGTTCCGCCGGGCAGCACAAGCAGCGGCAGTGAATGTTCGACGGCGGCCGCGGCGGCAGTGCCCACCGTTCCGTCTCCGCCCCACACGCCCAGCGCAACGGTGCCGGGCCGGGTGGCTGCGGCGTCTATTTCCGCGGCGACGTCGTCCCCCTCCGCGATTTCACGTATATGCGCTTTGGGGAATATAACTCGGAGAAGCTCACCGGTTTCGGGGGAGTAGGACCCTCCAAGGACGTTGACCGCAATACTCAGCCCCTCGCCGTCGGCGATAGCGGGAGCTTCTGCAGGCGTTCGGCGCGGCGTTGGTTCTGCGGGCTTGGCGGGCCACCACCGGCGCGTCAGTAGCGCCGCGCCTGCTCCCAAGGCCGAACCGAAGACCACATCGGAGGGCCAATGGGCTCCCGTATGAACGCGGGAATAGGCAACACCTGCGGCAAGGGGCGCCAGCACCGTGCCGAGTGCCGGTGAAACCATCCCGGCACCCACGGCGAAAGCTACCGCAGAGGCAGAATGCCCGGACGGCATCGATGAGCTGGTTGGCTGCGGGTTCACGAAGCGAAACAGCGGCAGGTGCTCAGGAAGCGGGCGCCGCCGGGGGAGTACCCGCTTGAAGATGACGTTGGTGACGCCTGAAGCAACGCCCAAGGCCAACACGCCATGAAGAGCCGCCCTGCGCGGTTTCCCCGGGAACGCGGACATGATTCCGGCAATCCCGAACCAGAGCTTTCCCTTGGTGGCCGCGGACGAAAGCCTTCTGAAGAAGACATCGTGGTCGCCCTGGGGCTGCCTGGAGACAGCCCGGACCAGAAAGTGGTCGAATCCTGCAACTCGTCTGGGGGCCTTGCCCACGATGCCTCGCATTACTTCACAGTATCGCCTGCACACCCCCGCAGAGGGGCTGCCCATGCCGTCCGCCTGCCGTGGCTACGATGAATGGATGATTCGTGTCCTGCTTCCACGTCGACAGCCCGGGTGGCAACTGGTTGTCCCGGCCGTGCTGCTTCTCCTTGCCTTCATGGTGCCGGGCATCATGATCCTGGCCGGACAGGGCGAGCCTGCGTTCAACGGCGTTGACACCACCTGGCAGGCCTTCACCTTTACTCTGCATTCGCCCTTCTGGGACGGCGTGAACGCGGTACTCAACTGGGCGGGCTACGCCGGGATCCTGGTATTCCACGTGGTGCTCGCCCTTGCGCTCCTGGTCTGGCAACGGCCCATGGGAGCAGTCTTTGCCGCGACCTCCGGCGTCATCGCACTGGCCCTGACGCAGCTGGCCAAAGCCGTGGTGGGTCGGGACAGGCCCCAGGGCGCTCAGGTCCTCACAGATACCGGCTCATACCCCTCGGGGCATGTATCGGCCACCACTGCGTTCCTCATGGTTTTGGCCATCCTGCTGGGACGCTGGTGGATGACCTTGCTGGCTGCCGTAGGTGTCATAGCCATGATGGTCAGCCGCACCTATCTCTCGGCACATTGGCTCAGCGATGTCCTTGGCGGCGCCTGCCTTGCTGCCGGTGTCGTCCTGATCATGTGGTGGCGGTTCAGGGAAATATGCATCAAAGAGAATGAACTGGCGGATGGCCGGACTATTTGGGCGGCAAAGGCTTCGCGACGCCTGCAAGCAGGAGAGCGAGCAGAATAGGCGCTCCGATGGCCAGCAATGCCAGGTGGATTCCGGTGTGGTCGCCCAAGTAACCCAAGAGGGGTGGGCCCGCCAGGAAGGCGACGTAGCCGATGGTGGAAACAACGGAAACCCGTGCAGCGGCATGCTTGGGGTCGTCCGCAGCGGCTGACATGCCCATGGGGAAGGCCAGGGCCGCACCGATGCCCCACAATGCCGCACCAACGCCGGCCAGGATAACGTTGCCGGCGAAGACAAACAGTGCCAGGCCCACGGCGGCTGCCGCCATGCTGGCCCGCAGGACGCTCACGCGGCCAAACGTGTCGATCGCTTTGCCACCGAAGAACCGCATGATGGTCATCGCCAGGACGAAGAGCGCGAACAGCAGCGCACCCGTGGATTCCGAGGCGCCAAGCCCGTCCACGGCAGCCTTCGCGATCCAGTCGTTGCCCGCGCCTTCGGTCAGCGTGGCGCCCAGGACTACGACGCCGATCAGCAGCGTCCTGCCGTCCCGCCAAGCCGAAGGCCCCTTCGCAACCGGAGCGCCGTCGTCGTGAACTTCTGCGGCCTCATGCGGAAGGAAGTACTTGGGGACCGTCAGCGCCAAGGCAACGGCAATGGCTGCGATAACCAGCAAGTGTTGAGGGAGACCGACGCCAAGCTGTGAGAGACCTGCGCCAATCAGCGCGCCAAGGAAAGCACCGCCGGAGAAGGCAGCGTGGAACTGCGGCATGATGGTGCGCTTGAGCCGATGCTCAACGTCGGCACCCTCGATGTTCTGGGCTACGTCCCACAAACCAATGCCGATACCAAAGAAGAACAGGGCAATCGCCGTGGCCGGCACTGATGCGGCCATCAGGGAGAAGGCAATTCCTGCGCCCGCAGCTCCCGCCACGATGCCCGCCACACGAACCGTATTGGCCGTGCCGATCCTGCCCACCACCCAGCCGGCCGACGGCAGCGCCAGCAAGGACCCGACGGCGGTGCAGAGCAGCAGGGTGCCCATCTGGCCGGACGTCAGGCTGAGCGCCTCCGTCACCGCCGGAATGCGTGCAGCCCAGCTGGCAAACACCAACCCGTTCATGCC
Above is a genomic segment from Arthrobacter sp. YN containing:
- the alr gene encoding alanine racemase gives rise to the protein MTANEELSAATDSLSSWLEIDGAAFDANVRSMLAMLQGKALLCAVIKSDAYGHGADLLLPFLVASGVPYIGVGTNAEAGLARAHGFNGRLLRVRAAAPQEIRAGLAHGIEELVADPQRAWEMSRIAAGEERTLRVHLDINSSGISRHSLDVSSPLGRASAVGIVSHPQLELAGIMTHFPQDDVDHVKHALSRFKSESHAILHEAGIPRRDVLLHAANSFAALNVPTAWLDMVRTGAALYGDSDPGHAMFQRCMTFKARIGSVNGYPAGSGVGYGLTHTLATDSRLATVTVGYGDGYRRSLGRRGNVLVRGQRVPVVDIISMNSMVVDVSSVRDVRPGDEVVLFGGQDGGKITVGELEAANAAILADLYTVWANRARVLATDATV
- a CDS encoding amino acid permease → MESSTPLKLDHPADTPLAPPEPGLRRSMGPRHLIMIAMGGVIGSGLFLSSGYTISQAGPLGAVIAYLVGAFVVYLVMACLGELAIAYPVSGAFHIYASRSIGPATGFATAWLYWLCWAVAIGSEFTASGLLMQRWFPDVEVWVWCLVFAAILFGFNAFSSKFFGESEFWFSIVKVGAIIALIVFGGAALFGFHPLAESGNHPFLFENFNTSGGLFPNGFTGVLVTALAVFYAFSGSELIGVAAGETKDPAKNIPKAMRSTVIRLLIFFVGAIAVIAATVPYDQVGLDESPFVTVFSSVGIPFAADIMNFVIITALLSAGNSGLFSCARMLYSLADEGHGPRALKKLTRRGIPLVALSVSMVGGLASLVSSVAAPETVYLALVSIAGFAVVGVWMSITASHFFHRRAFIRNGGKVADLAYKAPFFPVLPILAFTLCLVSLIGIAFDPTQIAALYFGVPFVAACYLFFHFRYGPKAKAKRSV
- a CDS encoding Lrp/AsnC family transcriptional regulator, encoding MERAGLDGIDQRILAELTKNARVPHAELAGKVLLSRNAVRQRIDRMERQGYIQGYTVVAGVDAESLVSAFLMVYRKDRMRGADVLNELRSIPEVVLCDVLSGDFDLIVRVEARSLGRVQEIWEQIAALPGVSDTVTAMTLSNVIRRASI
- a CDS encoding response regulator is translated as MTEDIIKVLLVDDQPLLRMGFRLILEGEDDFHVVGEASDGVEAVRQVEALAPDVILMDVRMPTMDGIEATRRISDSGSEARVIILTTFDLDEYAFTGLQAGASAFLLKDVAPSELVHAVRLVASGDAVVAPRVTQRLLETYVRGGALPGQPPTPHRDPLLDDLTPRETEILTTIAEGLSNAEIAHKFFLSEATVKTHVRRILSKLQLRDRVQVVVYAYETGLVVPSNPDY
- a CDS encoding sensor histidine kinase encodes the protein MTEAPQVKDASTATVDASFAEITQRRRGRIRRYFYERPRAMDAVVILCYVLLALPTIITSIAEGKWLVVALLLMIAAVLMFRRRYPLQVVAAVVLLEVAAAILNPWGSNVSAGLWFALYAVASIRKRSLALVVFVAASLPLSLLYLFMWTIPSGMDTLQEVPENFHLINNIATAVTIMLSNLLATGIGISVRQRREHEAEIAAWAARTTHLGKVTERNRIAREMHDVVAHSLTVMVSLSDGAAVVVRKNPERAAEVLGELSRTGRTALADMRRVLGVLRDDSGRPAPLTPLESGHNLSKLLDGFRTAGLPLHYAHTGPGLPADPAFELTVYRIVQESLTNVLRYGRSLSRVDVQVARDADLVTIDVHDDGRGTVEGGSEPVGSLGTGQGIAGMNERAGIYAGIVTAGPSKRGGWAVHAELRWAGDKGES
- a CDS encoding ABC transporter permease subunit; this encodes MSTTTMDRKSIRNSVGPGPAFHRVLNSEFIKFRTLMSTLILLASTALVMVGFAALSAWGTGQFAEQVANDPEAAAAMAAQGGDLAVSIPTSGISFAQLILGSLGVLLMSSEFTTGMARSTFAAVPKRLSPFLAKLIVVMVSAFLLTAVSIYIAGLVSLPIVDNYDLKLDLGSSQSVKLLLVNSLYVAAVAAIGMALGTIVRNSAGGIMSLVGLLFVAPIAFQLIPGDFFKEANKYLPTSTITPMTAVEHVPETLEAWQAALVLGAWVVVPVALAMLLLKKRDV
- a CDS encoding ABC transporter ATP-binding protein, with protein sequence MIEAKGLTKVYGEKTAVGGVSFTVQAGRVTGFLGPNGAGKSTTMRMIMGLDAPSSGSVTVNGEPFAQHKAPLREIGALLDAKAVHTSRTAYNHLLAMAATHSIPKSRVREVIEMTGLGDVAKKKVKGFSLGMGQRLGIAAALLGDPQTIILDEPVNGLDPEGVVWVRNLVKYLASEGRTVFLSSHLMSEMALTADHLIVIGRGKIIADAPIAEIITGKGHARTRVRTDQPERLMQLLAGTGVSVEVHERELLEVSGLDPRGIARTALENQVMVYELTPLQASLEEAYMELTKDEVEYHSHITTGASVPAQAGGK
- a CDS encoding bifunctional phosphatase PAP2/diacylglycerol kinase family protein; this encodes MRGIVGKAPRRVAGFDHFLVRAVSRQPQGDHDVFFRRLSSAATKGKLWFGIAGIMSAFPGKPRRAALHGVLALGVASGVTNVIFKRVLPRRRPLPEHLPLFRFVNPQPTSSSMPSGHSASAVAFAVGAGMVSPALGTVLAPLAAGVAYSRVHTGAHWPSDVVFGSALGAGAALLTRRWWPAKPAEPTPRRTPAEAPAIADGEGLSIAVNVLGGSYSPETGELLRVIFPKAHIREIAEGDDVAAEIDAAATRPGTVALGVWGGDGTVGTAAAAAVEHSLPLLVLPGGTLNHFARDLGTSSIDDAIEAVTKGQAAAVDLGHVVVQRGLPETPETTELAMLNTASVGVYPNLVRRRERLQPAMGKPLASVVASLRTFGVNSPTTLTVGGVKHKLWILYMGRGRFYPSDHAPLRRPVLDDGVFDLRMITADEPFARARLLWAVVTGTVAASKVTHLTEATTITVEAIGQPLVLAVDGEPKPGVRSATFTVKPRELRVYSPLPAG
- a CDS encoding phosphatase PAP2 family protein — protein: MIRVLLPRRQPGWQLVVPAVLLLLAFMVPGIMILAGQGEPAFNGVDTTWQAFTFTLHSPFWDGVNAVLNWAGYAGILVFHVVLALALLVWQRPMGAVFAATSGVIALALTQLAKAVVGRDRPQGAQVLTDTGSYPSGHVSATTAFLMVLAILLGRWWMTLLAAVGVIAMMVSRTYLSAHWLSDVLGGACLAAGVVLIMWWRFREICIKENELADGRTIWAAKASRRLQAGERAE
- a CDS encoding MFS transporter, with amino-acid sequence MTTNTRSTTNVNAAAVATFLIFGMNGLVFASWAARIPAVTEALSLTSGQMGTLLLCTAVGSLLALPSAGWVVGRIGTANTVRVAGIVAGAAGAGIAFSLMAASVPATAIALFFFGIGIGLWDVAQNIEGADVEHRLKRTIMPQFHAAFSGGAFLGALIGAGLSQLGVGLPQHLLVIAAIAVALALTVPKYFLPHEAAEVHDDGAPVAKGPSAWRDGRTLLIGVVVLGATLTEGAGNDWIAKAAVDGLGASESTGALLFALFVLAMTIMRFFGGKAIDTFGRVSVLRASMAAAAVGLALFVFAGNVILAGVGAALWGIGAALAFPMGMSAAADDPKHAAARVSVVSTIGYVAFLAGPPLLGYLGDHTGIHLALLAIGAPILLALLLAGVAKPLPPK